A section of the Dehalobacter sp. DCM genome encodes:
- a CDS encoding Rha family transcriptional regulator: MKELIPKDNYGVFADTNDTARVDSLYIAEFFEKEHFHVLRDIAKITDSRSGLSDEFTESNFELTYYKDKTGRKLPCYMMTRDGFTMLVMGYTGQKAMRFKELYIRRFNEMEKFIKTLVTARKDFPLLTENIKLLHDNPKPYHFSNECDMINRIVTGMSAKQFRQAHGLEKGTSIRPYLSDDQIQMIEILQKVDIGLLLAVPDYEQRKRHLEWYKMKLQKKIA, encoded by the coding sequence ATGAAAGAACTGATACCAAAAGACAACTACGGAGTTTTCGCAGACACCAACGACACCGCCAGGGTCGACAGCCTATATATCGCCGAGTTCTTTGAGAAAGAACACTTCCACGTTTTGCGGGACATCGCGAAAATCACTGACTCCAGATCTGGATTGAGTGATGAGTTCACTGAATCCAATTTTGAGCTGACCTACTACAAGGATAAGACCGGCAGAAAGCTTCCTTGCTACATGATGACGCGGGATGGCTTCACCATGCTGGTTATGGGATACACCGGCCAAAAGGCTATGCGATTCAAGGAACTCTACATCAGACGTTTCAACGAAATGGAGAAGTTCATCAAGACGCTGGTCACAGCCCGTAAGGACTTCCCTCTGCTCACCGAAAATATCAAGCTCCTTCACGACAACCCGAAGCCTTACCATTTCAGCAACGAGTGCGACATGATCAACCGGATCGTCACCGGGATGTCGGCAAAACAGTTCAGGCAAGCCCATGGTCTTGAAAAAGGCACCAGCATCCGCCCTTACCTTTCAGATGACCAGATCCAGATGATCGAGATCCTCCAAAAGGTGGACATCGGGCTCCTCCTGGCTGTACCCGACTATGAGCAGCGCAAGCGTCACCTTGAATGGTACAAGATGAAGCTCCAGAAGAAAATCGCATAG
- a CDS encoding DUF7768 domain-containing protein — MSISKFNSEGYYDPTAYEALTAVEQSEKARNTFRPMVYICSPYSGDIESNTLAARRYSRFAADRGYIPIAPHLLFTQFLDDSLPAERELGLFFGNVLMSKCAEVWVFGTYVSCGMEAEIDRAKRRNYTIRYFNTNCEEAQNVRDQK, encoded by the coding sequence ATGAGCATAAGCAAATTCAACTCCGAAGGCTACTACGACCCCACCGCCTATGAAGCCCTGACGGCGGTCGAACAATCAGAGAAAGCCAGGAACACCTTCCGCCCGATGGTATATATCTGTTCCCCTTATTCCGGGGACATCGAGTCAAATACCCTGGCGGCCAGACGCTACAGCAGATTTGCGGCAGATAGGGGCTATATCCCTATCGCGCCGCACTTGCTGTTCACCCAATTCCTCGATGACAGCCTGCCTGCTGAGCGGGAGCTGGGCCTGTTCTTTGGCAATGTACTGATGTCAAAATGCGCTGAAGTCTGGGTGTTCGGAACCTATGTCTCCTGCGGCATGGAAGCCGAGATCGACAGGGCCAAGCGCAGGAACTACACCATCCGATACTTCAACACGAATTGCGAGGAGGCCCAAAATGTACGAGATCAAAAGTAA